In Oscillatoria acuminata PCC 6304, a single window of DNA contains:
- a CDS encoding DUF6887 family protein gives MNPKFDRMSRDELKAYLLAHRDDLDALDALVNRRSPDSEATWYPAPLTEETIRISEEAIQQRIESDDRPSQNFPS, from the coding sequence ATGAATCCGAAATTTGACCGGATGTCCCGAGACGAATTAAAAGCCTATCTATTAGCTCATCGAGACGATTTAGACGCCTTAGATGCTTTAGTGAATCGTCGCAGTCCTGACTCGGAGGCAACCTGGTATCCAGCACCTTTAACTGAAGAAACTATCCGAATTTCTGAGGAGGCAATTCAGCAGCGGATTGAATCTGACGATCGCCCTTCTCAAAATTTTCCCAGTTAG
- a CDS encoding vWA domain-containing protein has product MGYTAEISRKNPTAFLFAIDRSGSMEEKMESGQSKAQCVSDVMNRVFSELIIKCTKSEGVRNYFEMGVIGYDTTLGVVNPLTGDLAHEWINPISLFETNPLRIEERQKKISDGAGGIIETTIKFPVWFEPVAKGGTPMCAALQTAYDVLNYWCATHPDGYPPLFVHITDGQSTDGEPEEIAQNIQQLSTNDGNVLVFNIHLSSKGGNKVFLPASAYGLPDGYAEKLFRMSSYMPENMVNFARQSGKKDVSSESRCFAYNVDDITDLVELLEIGTKAAMDVVDMDR; this is encoded by the coding sequence ATGGGCTATACTGCAGAAATAAGCCGGAAAAATCCAACAGCATTTCTTTTTGCTATCGATCGTTCTGGTTCGATGGAAGAGAAAATGGAATCCGGTCAGTCTAAAGCTCAGTGTGTGAGCGACGTGATGAACCGAGTTTTTAGTGAACTAATTATTAAATGCACTAAATCAGAAGGTGTTCGTAACTACTTTGAGATGGGCGTGATTGGATACGACACGACACTAGGAGTTGTCAATCCTCTAACTGGCGATTTAGCGCATGAATGGATAAACCCAATTAGTCTTTTTGAAACCAATCCTCTGCGAATAGAAGAGCGACAGAAGAAGATTTCTGATGGTGCTGGTGGTATTATCGAGACTACTATTAAGTTTCCTGTATGGTTTGAGCCAGTTGCGAAGGGTGGTACACCAATGTGTGCAGCTTTGCAAACCGCTTACGATGTCCTGAATTACTGGTGTGCAACTCATCCTGATGGTTATCCTCCTTTGTTCGTTCATATTACTGATGGACAAAGTACAGACGGAGAGCCAGAAGAAATTGCCCAGAATATTCAGCAGTTATCTACTAATGATGGCAATGTCTTAGTTTTCAATATTCACCTGTCGAGTAAGGGCGGTAACAAGGTTTTTCTTCCTGCATCTGCTTATGGTTTACCTGATGGGTATGCCGAAAAGCTGTTTAGGATGTCTAGCTATATGCCAGAAAATATGGTGAACTTTGCCCGACAATCTGGAAAAAAAGATGTTTCATCAGAATCGCGGTGCTTCGCTTACAATGTTGATGACATCACCGATCTAGTTGAACTCTTGGAAATTGGCACTAA
- a CDS encoding type II toxin-antitoxin system VapC family toxin — translation MVAVDTNIVVRLLTQDDEVQYEKSRSLLKNNDVFIPDTVILETEWVLRFAYHFKPEDICSALRKLLGLDNVYTRDSNVVQKAILWHENGLDFADAFHLAHSQECDRLYTFDEKFIKKANALTRCEVKNPV, via the coding sequence ATGGTGGCAGTTGACACTAATATTGTCGTTCGTTTATTAACTCAAGATGATGAAGTACAGTACGAAAAAAGTCGGTCATTATTGAAAAATAATGACGTTTTTATCCCAGATACAGTCATTTTAGAAACCGAATGGGTATTGAGGTTTGCTTACCACTTTAAGCCAGAGGACATTTGTTCGGCCCTTCGGAAACTGTTGGGTCTAGATAACGTTTATACCAGAGACTCCAATGTAGTCCAAAAAGCCATACTCTGGCATGAAAATGGTTTAGATTTTGCCGATGCTTTTCATTTAGCCCACAGCCAAGAGTGCGATCGCTTGTACACCTTTGATGAAAAATTTATCAAAAAGGCCAATGCTCTAACCCGTTGTGAAGTAAAAAATCCTGTTTAA
- a CDS encoding AbrB/MazE/SpoVT family DNA-binding domain-containing protein, with the protein MEITKVSEQGQVSIPQSMRKAYGWEAGQELILIDTGEGVLIKPKKPFPRTTLSEVAGCLKYQGTPKTIEEMNSAISQGIKEQWHGGS; encoded by the coding sequence ATGGAAATTACCAAAGTATCCGAACAAGGACAAGTTAGCATTCCTCAATCCATGCGGAAGGCTTACGGATGGGAAGCAGGCCAAGAATTAATACTGATAGACACGGGCGAGGGAGTTCTGATTAAGCCGAAAAAGCCTTTTCCTCGAACAACTTTAAGTGAAGTAGCCGGTTGTCTGAAATATCAAGGAACTCCCAAAACCATCGAAGAAATGAATTCTGCTATTAGTCAAGGCATAAAGGAGCAGTGGCATGGTGGCAGTTGA
- a CDS encoding CHAT domain-containing protein codes for MQGWATQTLSEVEEDRAVDIAADIGNFANLIQQFLLGSRADNLEIGIFGYEISLTVFTPEKRREIWATLHNNLGAAYNDRIRGERDENLERAIACYEAALQVYTPEAFPENWAMTQNNLGAAYSSRIRGERDENLERAIACYEAALQVYTPEAFPENWAMTQNNLGAAYSSRIRGERGENLERAIACYEAALQVYTPEAFPEKWAGTQNNLGNAYNNRIRGERGENLERAIACYEAALQVYTPEAFPQNWASTHNNLGTAYTERIRGERAENLERAIAHYEVALAVYTPEVFPEQWASTQNNLGTAYTERIRGERAENLERAIACYAAALQVYTPTAFPQKNAETLFNLGVAYQSRGALEKAYDVFTEAVKTVEQLRLETISSYEAKQKQSEEWNQLYQCLVEVCLELQNYTAALEFVERSKARNLADLLASGKLSNQESIEPIVFREIQELLDEETAILEWYILNDNFVAFIITRASPVPIVWRSSTNDLEDLTNLIGKYLNDYMSNQEEWRSQLPSHLARLAEILHINEIISMLPAQCECLVVVPHRYLHLFPISALPLEHNGTETYFLDLFLKGVQYVPSCQILQIIQGRSRQNFDKLFAIQNPTEDLSFTDIEVEAVSRYFKSHTILARQEATKLSLSSLSEELKSTHCLHISAHSFFDFQSPLLSSILLANSTLPQSVQLESTRGFRFSVRVDSGDSPSKPFSVDLDKCLTLAEIYDMNLSECRLVTLSASDTATVDISSQSDDYISFQGAFLSAEANSVVGSLWSPNDRSTAFLMLKIYANVFQGLPISMALSQAQLWLREVTAKELQDWISDNLDPRVWNATHRLALKRYLQKNPSNEKPFSHPFHWAAFILTGAIEKYNFSEEFESERILQSLVGVSFR; via the coding sequence ATGCAAGGATGGGCAACTCAAACATTGAGTGAAGTGGAGGAAGATCGAGCAGTTGATATTGCCGCAGATATTGGCAATTTCGCAAATTTAATTCAACAATTTCTCTTGGGAAGTCGGGCAGATAATCTGGAAATTGGGATTTTCGGGTATGAAATCAGTCTCACTGTTTTCACCCCAGAGAAACGACGGGAAATCTGGGCAACACTCCACAATAATCTGGGGGCTGCCTACAACGATCGCATCCGAGGGGAACGCGACGAGAATCTCGAAAGGGCGATCGCCTGTTACGAAGCGGCATTACAAGTATATACCCCAGAAGCCTTTCCCGAAAATTGGGCAATGACCCAAAATAATCTGGGGGCTGCCTACAGCAGCCGCATCCGAGGGGAACGCGACGAGAATCTGGAACGGGCGATCGCCTGTTACGAAGCGGCATTACAAGTATATACCCCAGAAGCCTTTCCCGAAAATTGGGCAATGACCCAAAATAATCTGGGGGCTGCCTACAGCAGCCGCATCCGAGGGGAACGCGGGGAGAATCTGGAACGGGCGATCGCCTGTTACGAAGCGGCATTACAAGTATATACCCCAGAAGCCTTTCCCGAAAAATGGGCAGGAACCCAAAATAATCTGGGGAATGCCTACAACAATCGCATCCGAGGGGAACGCGGCGAGAATCTCGAAAGGGCGATCGCCTGCTATGAAGCCGCATTACAAGTTTATACTCCTGAAGCATTTCCCCAAAATTGGGCAAGCACTCACAATAATCTAGGAACTGCCTACACTGAAAGAATTCGCGGCGAAAGGGCAGAAAATTTAGAACGGGCGATCGCTCACTATGAAGTTGCTTTAGCAGTCTACACTCCTGAAGTATTTCCCGAACAGTGGGCAAGCACTCAAAATAATTTGGGAACTGCCTACACTGAAAGAATTCGTGGCGAAAGGGCAGAGAATTTAGAACGGGCGATCGCCTGCTATGCAGCCGCACTACAAGTTTATACTCCTACTGCATTTCCACAAAAAAATGCAGAAACCCTTTTCAATCTTGGAGTTGCTTATCAAAGTCGTGGGGCGTTAGAAAAAGCCTATGACGTTTTTACGGAGGCTGTGAAGACTGTGGAGCAACTCCGGCTTGAAACTATCTCTAGCTATGAGGCAAAACAGAAACAATCTGAAGAATGGAATCAACTATATCAATGCTTGGTCGAAGTTTGCTTAGAACTGCAAAACTATACGGCGGCTTTAGAATTTGTAGAACGGAGCAAAGCTCGAAATTTGGCAGACCTTTTGGCCTCTGGGAAACTGTCCAATCAAGAAAGTATTGAACCCATAGTTTTTAGAGAAATTCAGGAATTATTAGATGAGGAAACGGCAATTCTTGAATGGTATATTTTGAATGATAATTTTGTAGCTTTCATTATAACTCGTGCGAGTCCAGTGCCGATTGTCTGGCGCTCGTCAACAAATGATTTGGAAGATTTAACAAATCTGATCGGGAAATATTTGAATGATTATATGAGCAACCAAGAGGAGTGGCGGAGTCAGCTACCATCTCATCTAGCTCGTCTCGCGGAGATTCTACATATAAATGAAATCATTTCAATGTTGCCAGCCCAGTGCGAGTGTCTCGTTGTAGTACCTCATCGCTATTTACATCTATTTCCTATATCTGCCTTGCCCCTCGAACACAATGGGACTGAGACTTACTTTTTAGACCTATTCCTTAAAGGCGTTCAATATGTTCCCAGTTGCCAAATCCTGCAAATCATTCAAGGGCGTTCGCGCCAAAATTTTGATAAACTATTTGCCATTCAAAATCCCACAGAGGATTTATCTTTTACAGATATAGAAGTCGAGGCGGTTAGCCGCTACTTTAAATCACATACCATTTTGGCTAGGCAGGAAGCTACAAAATTGTCTCTATCTAGCTTGTCAGAAGAACTCAAGTCTACACACTGTTTACACATTTCTGCTCATAGCTTTTTTGACTTTCAATCCCCTTTACTATCTTCTATTCTTCTAGCTAACTCAACCTTGCCTCAATCAGTGCAACTCGAATCTACTAGGGGGTTTAGATTTTCAGTAAGGGTTGATTCAGGAGATAGCCCATCAAAACCTTTCTCGGTCGATTTAGATAAATGCTTAACCTTAGCAGAAATTTATGATATGAATTTAAGTGAGTGTCGTCTCGTAACTCTTTCTGCTTCTGATACGGCAACAGTAGACATTTCTAGTCAAAGCGATGATTATATCAGCTTCCAAGGAGCTTTTCTATCTGCAGAGGCGAATAGTGTAGTAGGAAGTCTTTGGTCACCGAATGATAGGTCAACGGCTTTTTTAATGCTAAAAATTTATGCTAATGTCTTTCAAGGGTTACCTATATCAATGGCTCTAAGTCAAGCTCAGCTTTGGCTGAGAGAGGTTACTGCCAAGGAATTACAAGACTGGATTAGCGATAACTTAGATCCGAGAGTATGGAATGCCACCCACAGACTAGCCCTTAAAAGATATTTACAAAAAAATCCTTCTAATGAAAAACCATTTTCACATCCTTTTCACTGGGCAGCTTTTATACTAACGGGAGCTATAGAAAAATATAATTTTTCTGAAGAGTTTGAATCAGAAAGAATCCTTCAGAGCTTAGTAGGAGTAAGTTTTAGGTAA
- a CDS encoding Uma2 family endonuclease: protein MTKSVTQTDLPPFFQDHTQLPESDGTFVNNFQAHYQSLLLTDSLTSTLQRLHPDGYYCIGQDCGIYWRETEPPEKGAEAPDWFSVGNVPPKLQGQYRRSYVIWREHIAPRIVLELASGDGSEERDRTPLYRSDEGEVTKPGKFWVYEQIIRAPYYGIFSIRDSSLDVYHYVDGFYQQMTPNERGHYPIPPMQVELGVWEGSYQNQTQKWLRWWDLEGDLLLIGQEEAQKERQEKELERQKRQELQEKLRSLSPEQLAALGIDLDAIS from the coding sequence ATGACAAAATCCGTAACGCAAACCGATTTACCCCCATTTTTCCAAGACCACACCCAATTACCCGAATCTGATGGTACGTTTGTCAATAATTTTCAAGCTCATTACCAAAGTCTACTGCTCACGGACTCCCTAACTTCCACCTTACAACGCTTGCATCCCGATGGATATTATTGCATCGGTCAAGATTGCGGGATTTATTGGCGTGAAACCGAACCCCCAGAAAAGGGTGCAGAGGCTCCAGATTGGTTTTCTGTGGGCAATGTTCCCCCAAAATTGCAGGGACAGTATCGGCGTTCTTATGTGATTTGGCGAGAACATATTGCGCCGAGAATTGTGTTAGAATTGGCTTCCGGAGATGGCAGTGAGGAACGCGACAGAACTCCCTTATATCGGAGTGACGAGGGAGAGGTGACAAAACCCGGTAAGTTTTGGGTGTACGAGCAGATTATTCGGGCACCTTATTATGGGATTTTTTCGATCCGAGATAGCAGTTTGGATGTGTATCATTACGTGGATGGATTCTATCAGCAGATGACACCAAACGAGCGCGGCCATTATCCAATTCCGCCGATGCAAGTGGAGTTAGGAGTTTGGGAAGGAAGCTATCAAAATCAAACCCAGAAATGGTTGCGCTGGTGGGATTTAGAGGGGGATTTGTTGCTGATCGGGCAGGAAGAAGCGCAGAAAGAACGACAAGAAAAGGAATTGGAACGGCAAAAGCGGCAAGAGTTGCAGGAGAAACTGCGATCGCTCTCTCCAGAACAACTGGCGGCGTTGGGGATTGATTTGGATGCGATCAGTTAA